A region from the Melioribacter roseus P3M-2 genome encodes:
- the flhF gene encoding flagellar biosynthesis protein FlhF — protein sequence MQIKKFVAPTLREAKEQMKNELGGDAIILGTRVIENDRRFNFRKMFEITAGVDEEIKKTPSFDEPVNESVDIDVELSRLTQKIFEAKENKKVAAEDVVTEARKLTMTQLDEYLEKLLDLEINRQLAKELVEQLKNYDGLLGEANLENYLIAGMASMIPTKEFKVKKNRNTKVALVGPTGVGKTTCIAKLAVISKIIHKLKVGLISIDTYRLGAIDQLRIFSEISDIEMSVAYEPSDMPKLIKKFKDKDLIFIDTVGRSQKNRENLNKIKEYLDAAEVDETILVVSATSSMRTLSDVAERFKVLDYGSVIFSKADEAVTYGNIFNLANKFNLPVMFLTNGQVIPDDILSVNPEYLANVIYKGKLY from the coding sequence ATGCAAATTAAGAAATTCGTCGCGCCTACATTACGCGAAGCCAAAGAACAAATGAAAAACGAACTCGGCGGCGATGCCATTATTCTGGGCACAAGGGTAATCGAAAACGACAGAAGATTCAATTTCAGGAAAATGTTTGAAATTACCGCGGGAGTGGACGAAGAAATCAAGAAAACTCCCTCGTTCGACGAACCGGTAAATGAAAGTGTCGATATCGATGTTGAATTGTCCAGGCTTACGCAAAAAATATTCGAAGCCAAAGAAAATAAAAAAGTTGCCGCGGAAGATGTGGTTACCGAAGCAAGAAAACTAACAATGACACAATTGGACGAATACCTGGAAAAATTACTCGACCTGGAAATTAATCGCCAGCTGGCTAAAGAATTGGTTGAACAATTGAAGAATTACGACGGTCTGCTTGGCGAAGCGAATCTGGAAAATTATCTGATTGCCGGAATGGCTTCGATGATTCCTACAAAGGAATTCAAAGTAAAAAAGAACCGCAATACAAAAGTGGCGCTGGTAGGACCGACCGGTGTAGGTAAAACTACCTGTATAGCCAAGTTGGCCGTTATATCGAAGATTATTCATAAACTTAAAGTAGGACTGATTTCGATCGATACATATCGTTTGGGAGCTATAGATCAATTGCGGATATTTTCTGAAATAAGCGACATTGAAATGAGCGTGGCATACGAACCCTCCGACATGCCGAAGCTGATTAAAAAATTCAAAGATAAAGACCTGATTTTCATCGACACGGTCGGCAGAAGCCAGAAAAACAGGGAGAATTTGAATAAGATTAAAGAATATCTCGACGCGGCTGAAGTAGACGAAACGATTTTGGTAGTTAGCGCCACAAGTTCTATGCGTACGCTCTCCGATGTAGCCGAGAGATTCAAAGTTCTCGATTACGGTTCGGTGATCTTTTCGAAAGCCGACGAAGCCGTTACTTACGGCAATATTTTCAATCTGGCGAATAAATTCAATCTGCCCGTAATGTTCCTTACGAACGGTCAGGTTATACCCGACGATATTTTATCGGTCAATCCCGAATATCTTGCAAACGTAATTTATAAAGGGAAACTCTACTGA
- a CDS encoding AAA family ATPase — MNDQVKRLLELRRLQNNREGKTALVVSVCSGKGGTGKSFVSLNLAYKLARLNKKVLVVDFDFNLSNLHLLLNETVREPLSDFFNQKVTFDELIYRYNDNLHLIFGDSGSNNFPKITNDLIEYFFIHLEKASRNYDFVFIDSAAGADSNTMYQISRSDLNLIVASPEPTAIMDAYVLIKLITEQSVDKRYMNMPENIIIINKADDKEEGEQAFQNLSTAVRHFLNKEIMLLGVIGHDRTAYKSITNQELLVEHYPNSMAALQIDDLARRFLNIAQMANNSQFLNQKS; from the coding sequence ATGAACGATCAGGTAAAACGTCTGCTGGAATTACGACGCCTTCAAAATAACAGGGAGGGGAAAACCGCTCTTGTAGTCTCGGTATGTTCCGGCAAAGGCGGAACCGGCAAGTCGTTTGTTTCGCTGAATCTTGCATATAAACTTGCGCGGCTAAATAAAAAAGTTCTTGTCGTCGATTTCGATTTCAATTTATCGAATTTGCATTTGCTTTTGAATGAAACCGTCAGGGAACCGCTCTCCGATTTTTTCAATCAAAAAGTAACTTTCGACGAACTGATCTACAGATATAACGATAATCTGCATTTGATTTTCGGCGATTCCGGCAGCAACAATTTTCCCAAAATTACAAACGATCTTATCGAATATTTCTTTATCCATCTTGAAAAAGCCTCGCGAAATTACGACTTTGTTTTTATCGACTCGGCTGCGGGAGCCGACTCGAATACGATGTATCAAATCAGCCGGTCGGATTTGAATTTAATCGTTGCGTCGCCGGAACCGACTGCGATAATGGACGCATACGTACTGATAAAACTGATTACCGAGCAAAGCGTCGATAAACGTTACATGAACATGCCCGAAAACATTATAATTATCAATAAAGCGGACGACAAAGAAGAAGGCGAGCAGGCATTCCAGAATTTGAGTACCGCCGTTCGGCATTTCCTCAATAAAGAAATTATGCTCCTTGGCGTTATCGGGCACGACAGAACCGCATATAAATCGATTACCAACCAGGAACTGCTGGTTGAACACTATCCGAATTCGATGGCAGCCCTTCAGATAGACGACCTTGCAAGACGCTTCCTGAATATTGCACAGATGGCTAATAATAGCCAGTTTCTTAACCAAAAATCCTAA
- a CDS encoding sigma-70 family RNA polymerase sigma factor, translating to MNKNEYLWESFKAHPSPELKKKIILNYINLVHYVIHKTNLNQSELFDRRDFFQFGIEGLSEAIDRFDPDYGTKFETYAIQRIRGKIYDEIRKYSHKYEMIGEPEPVTTSSSGTVSLNSNYIEEEGMQMYEMMADDSEEPLQILEKNEMKERLVEMIKQLSDRDRMIITLYYYEELNYQEIAKVLNITVSRVSQLHSKIMKILKQKLSEKNG from the coding sequence ATGAATAAAAACGAATATTTATGGGAATCCTTCAAGGCGCATCCTTCGCCTGAATTGAAGAAGAAGATTATTCTCAATTACATCAATCTTGTCCATTATGTAATCCACAAGACTAATCTCAACCAAAGCGAATTATTCGACAGAAGAGATTTTTTCCAATTCGGTATCGAAGGCTTGAGCGAAGCCATCGACCGTTTTGACCCGGATTACGGGACAAAGTTCGAAACTTATGCAATTCAAAGAATACGCGGCAAAATTTACGACGAAATTCGAAAATACAGCCATAAATACGAGATGATCGGCGAACCCGAGCCGGTCACCACAAGCAGCAGCGGAACGGTTTCGCTCAACAGCAATTATATCGAAGAAGAAGGTATGCAAATGTATGAAATGATGGCCGACGACAGCGAAGAGCCTCTGCAGATTCTCGAAAAGAACGAGATGAAAGAACGATTAGTCGAAATGATCAAACAATTGAGCGACCGCGACAGAATGATTATTACTCTCTATTATTACGAAGAACTCAATTACCAGGAGATTGCAAAGGTTCTCAATATTACTGTATCGCGCGTCTCTCAGTTGCATTCTAAAATAATGAAAATACTCAAACAAAAACTTTCTGAAAAAAATGGTTGA
- a CDS encoding HDOD domain-containing protein encodes MVEQGTSEIKERIRKQLSGIGNIPAVPQVIAEVSNMLDNEMTSASDLCRVISRDQALAAKILAVANSPLYGLPRRVSTIEFAVVIIGFDHIKNILLALSLLDTFKVRNAKDWNHQEYWRHSILTATGAKRIADDLRYPKSGEVFTVGLLHDLGLVILYKYMNYDYKQIMELVDNQGLSFLEAENKVLGYTHSHIAEFLLEKWNFPRNIIDAVVNHHTPSESEFSPVLSSLVHLTDYMTQKFEIGTFMCDDNMPLDENILEILQFGNMEYLEQFMESYKPLFNQHFESLNR; translated from the coding sequence ATGGTTGAACAGGGAACATCCGAAATCAAGGAAAGGATACGGAAGCAGCTATCGGGAATAGGCAATATACCGGCTGTTCCGCAGGTTATTGCAGAGGTTTCCAATATGCTCGATAATGAGATGACCAGCGCGTCGGACCTTTGCAGAGTTATATCGAGGGATCAGGCGCTGGCCGCCAAAATTTTGGCGGTTGCAAATTCGCCTCTCTACGGTTTGCCCCGCAGGGTTTCAACTATAGAATTTGCAGTCGTAATTATCGGCTTCGATCACATCAAAAACATTCTTCTGGCTCTCTCGCTGCTCGATACCTTCAAAGTAAGAAACGCGAAAGATTGGAATCATCAGGAATATTGGCGTCATTCCATTCTGACCGCTACCGGCGCCAAAAGAATTGCGGACGATCTGCGATACCCGAAGTCGGGCGAGGTTTTTACCGTCGGTCTGTTGCACGATCTGGGACTCGTAATTTTATATAAATATATGAATTACGATTACAAACAGATAATGGAATTGGTCGATAATCAGGGCTTGAGTTTTCTGGAAGCGGAAAATAAAGTGCTCGGATATACGCACAGTCACATTGCCGAGTTCCTGCTGGAAAAATGGAATTTCCCCAGGAATATAATCGATGCAGTCGTAAACCACCATACGCCCTCGGAATCGGAATTTAGTCCTGTCCTCAGTTCGCTGGTCCATTTGACCGATTATATGACGCAGAAATTCGAAATCGGGACTTTTATGTGCGACGACAATATGCCTCTGGACGAAAATATTCTCGAAATTCTTCAATTCGGAAATATGGAATATCTGGAACAATTTATGGAAAGCTATAAACCTTTATTTAATCAACATTTTGAATCACTAAACAGATAA
- a CDS encoding HDOD domain-containing protein: MNTIVFDQAQKRERTQLVLKRVTTLSPVPKILSEVLELLKDLNTSPQKLAKAIAKDQSIVVKILTIANSPFYGLAKRVSSIEYAIMILGFNEIRNIVMALSLMETMKNKSDEYMNQKDFWLHSYITATTAKKIADDMNIRESNDVFIGALLHDLGISVIHRYMHSDFVKIKESVEKGSKYSEAENQQLGMDHQMVGYSLLRNWNIPEHICDMVRYHHNPNQSTNTKILSSIIHLSDYMTQKLDIGKFDWDNDLELNPEAATILQFKDINEIEEFIESYREPISSQIDSLRNLL; encoded by the coding sequence ATGAACACAATAGTATTCGATCAGGCGCAAAAGAGGGAACGTACACAACTGGTATTGAAAAGAGTTACAACGCTCTCGCCGGTGCCAAAAATCCTTTCGGAAGTTCTGGAATTATTAAAAGACCTGAATACAAGTCCACAAAAACTTGCTAAAGCTATCGCTAAAGACCAGAGTATAGTGGTCAAAATTCTTACGATAGCCAACTCGCCGTTTTACGGACTTGCCAAAAGGGTTTCGTCCATCGAATATGCCATTATGATTCTGGGTTTCAATGAAATCAGAAATATTGTAATGGCGCTTTCGCTGATGGAAACGATGAAAAACAAAAGCGATGAATATATGAACCAGAAAGATTTCTGGCTTCATTCGTATATAACCGCCACGACGGCAAAAAAGATTGCCGACGATATGAACATTCGTGAAAGCAACGACGTTTTTATCGGCGCTCTTCTTCACGATCTGGGCATCTCGGTAATCCATCGCTATATGCACTCGGATTTCGTTAAAATTAAAGAGAGCGTGGAAAAAGGTTCGAAATATTCCGAAGCCGAAAATCAGCAACTCGGTATGGATCATCAAATGGTAGGTTACAGCCTTCTGCGCAATTGGAATATCCCCGAGCATATCTGCGATATGGTAAGGTACCATCACAATCCCAATCAATCGACAAATACGAAAATTCTCTCGTCGATAATTCATCTGAGCGATTACATGACGCAAAAACTCGATATAGGAAAATTCGATTGGGACAACGACCTTGAACTCAATCCGGAAGCCGCTACAATTCTCCAGTTCAAGGATATTAATGAAATTGAAGAGTTTATTGAAAGTTACAGGGAACCAATTTCATCACAAATAGATTC